From Passer domesticus isolate bPasDom1 chromosome 20, bPasDom1.hap1, whole genome shotgun sequence, one genomic window encodes:
- the MILR1 gene encoding allergin-1 isoform X1, translating to MLFLTILLFFFSQMSQQTQKTTANGKEMVSNPKLVLVQGTLNVVMKQNVTLSCLSEPGSPPVRYTLFKHNQQVSASNRSDLSPALFTLTISSASDVGEYKCKAEYNNSSGGKYSNSLSFTLLEPISKPVLSSPTSQAKKGQNVTLSCFSENGSLPITYLFFKGTQNISPQKTMQKREAAVIFLFINSLSDFGTYKCKANNSFPNNTKYSNSFNFTLAAEERSHSQTLIISLGLILLLLIIALALAIPFFLIPLYKAKKFKSTRPSTGLTSILNAEESENEVIYSEIAEPVRPEEEYINFSVIRREEEKAGKRPCATVYSKVLIRD from the exons atgctttttctcacaattctgctgtttttcttct CTCAGATGTCTCAGCAGACACAGAAAACTACTGCAAATGGCAAAG AGATGGTGTCCAATCCCAAGCTTGTACTGGTTCAGGGGACTTTGAATGTGGTGATGAAGCAGAATGTGaccctctcctgcctctctgaGCCTGGATCCCCACCTGTCAGATACACACTGTTCAAGCACAACCAGCAGGTATCTGCTTCCAACAGGTCAGACTTGAGCCCTGCACTGTTCACCCTGACCATCAGCTCTGCCAGCGATGTTGGGGAGTACAAGTGCAAAGCTGAGTACAACAACTCCAGTGGTGGAAAATACAGCAACAGCCTCAGCTTCACCCTCCTAG AGCCCATTTCCAAACCAGTGCTGAGCTCCCCCACCTCTCAGGCAAAGAAAGGCCAGAACGTGACCCTGTCCTGTTTCTCGGAGAACGGATCCCTTCCCATCACCTATCTGTTCTTCAAAGGAACACAAAACATTTCTCCCCAAAAGACAATGCAGAAGAGGGAAGCAGCTGTGATTTTTCTATTTATCAATTCCCTTAGTGACTTTGGGACCTATAAATGCAAAGCTAATAACAGTTTTCCCAATAATACAAAATACAGCAACAGTTTCAACTTTACATTAGCAG cAGAAGAGAGAAGCCATTCTCAGACCCTGATAATTTCTCTTGGGCtgatcctgctcctgctcataATAGCActtgctctggcaattccattTTTCCTAATTCCTTTGTACAAAGCAA AAAAATTTAAGTCTACCAGGCCCTCAACTGGCCTTACTTCAATACTGAATGCAGAGGAGTCTGAAAATGAAGTGATATACTCAGAGATTG CAGAGCCTGTTAGACCAGAAGAAGAATACATCAACTTCTCCGTTATtagaagagaagaggaaaaag CAGGGAAGAGGCCATGTGCTACAGTCTATTCAAAGGTCCTCATCAGAGACTGA
- the DDX5 gene encoding probable ATP-dependent RNA helicase DDX5 isoform X2 — MPGFGAPRFGGSRGGPLSGKKFGNPGEKLTKKKWNLDELPKFEKNFYQEHPDVVRRTAQEVEQYRASKEVTVRGHNCPKPIINFYEANFPANVMEVIQRQNFTEPTAIQAQGWPVALSGLDMVGVAQTGSGKTLSYLLPAIVHINHQPFLERGDGPICLVLAPTRELAQQVQQVAAEYSRACRLKSTCIYGGAPKGPQIRDLERGVEICIATPGRLIDFLEAGKTNLRRCTYLVLDEADRMLDMGFEPQIRKIVDQIRPDRQTLMWSATWPKEVRQLAEDFLKEYVHINIGALELSANHNILQIVDVCHDVEKDDKLIRLMEEIMSEKENKTIVFVETKRRCDDLTRKMRRDGWPAMGIHGDKSQQERDWVLNEFKHGKAPILIATDVASRGLDVEDVKFVINYDYPNSSEDYIHRIGRTARSTKTGTAYTFFTPNNIKQVNDLISVLREANQAINPKLLQLVEDRGSGRSRGDRRDRYSAGKRGGFSSFRERENFERTYGALGKRDFGAKTQNGAYSAQSFSNGTPFGNGFAAAGMQAGFRAGGNPTGAYQNGYEQQYGSNIANMHNGMNQQQYAYPATGAAPMIGYPMPTSYSQ, encoded by the exons ATGCCCGG GTTTGGAGCCCCTCGTTTTGGAGGAAGTAGAGGTGGACCTCTCTCTGGGAAGAAATTTGGAAACCCTGGGGAGAAACTTACAAAAAAGAAATGGAACTTGGATGAGCTGCCCAAATTTGAGAAGAACTTCTACCAAGAACATCCGGATGTGGTTAGACGTACTGCG caAGAAGTTGAACAGTACAGAGCGAGCAAAGAGGTCACAGTTAGGGGCCATAACTGTCCAAAACCAATTATCAACTTTTATGAAGCAAACTTCCCTG cAAATGTTATGGAAGTAATTCAGAGGCAGAACTTCACTGAACCAACTGCTATTCAAGCACAAGGTTGGCCTGTTGCACTGAGTGGATTGGATATGGTTGGAGTGGCACAGACTGGATCAGGGAAAACACTCTCT TACTTACTGCCTGCTATTGTGCATATAAATCATCAGCCATTCCTGGAGCGAGGAGATGGACCTATT TGTCTTGTGTTGGCACCAACCCGTGAACTGGCCCAACAAGTGCAGCAGGTAGCTGCAGAGTACAGCAGAGCGTGTCGTTTGAAGTCCACATGTATTTATGGAGGTGCTCCAAAGGGACCACAAATCCGTGACCTGGAAAGAG GTGTGGAAATCTGCATTGCAACACCTGGAAGACTTATAGACTTCTTAGAAGCTGGAAAGACCAATCTCAGGAGGTGTACTTACCTTGTCCTTGATGAAGCTGACAGGATGCTTGACATGGGATTTGAACCTCAGATCAGAAAAATTGTGGATCAGATCAGA CCTGACAGGCAGACTCTGATGTGGAGTGCCACATGGCCTAAGGAAGTGAGGCAGCTGGCTGAAGATTTCTTGAAAGAATATGTGCACATCAACATTGGTGCACTGGAACTGAGTGCAAACCACAACATTCTTCAGATTGTGGATGTGTGTCATGATGTAGAGAAAGATGATAA GCTTATTCGTTTGATGGAAGAGATCATGAGcgagaaggaaaacaaaacaattgtTTTTGTGGAAACCAAAAGGCGTTGTGATGATCTTACCAGAAAAATGAGGAGAGATGG GTGGCCAGCGATGGGCATTCACGGTGATAAAAGTCAGCAGGAGCGGGACTGGGTTCTAAATG AATTCAAACATGGAAAAGCACCAATCCTGATTGCTACAGATGTTGCATCCAGAGGTCTAG ATGTGGAAGATGTGAAATTTGTCATCAATTATGACTACCCTAACTCCTCAGAGGACTATATCCACCGAATTGGACGAACTGCCCGCAGTACCAAAACAGGCACAGCATACACATTCTTTACTCCTAACAATATTAAGCAAGTAAATGACCTCATCTCTGTGCTTCGTGAGGCTAATCAAGCCATCAACCCCAAATTGCTTCAGCTGGTTGAAGACAGAGGTTCAG GTCGTTCCCGAGGTGACCGACGTGACAGATACTCTGCGGGCAAAAGGGGTGGATTTAGTAGCTTTAGAGAGAGGGAGAACTTTGAGAGAACCTATGGTGCGCTAGGCAAGAGAGACTTCGGAGCAAAAACCCAAAACGGGGCTTACAGCGCCCAGAGTTTCAGCAATGGCACTCCCTTTGGGAACGGCTTTGCAGCTGCAGGCATGCAGGCCGGCTTCAGGGCCGGCGGTAACCCCACAGGAGCGTACCAGAACGGCTACGAGCAGCAGTACGGCAGTAACATTGCCAACATGCACAACGGCATGAACCAGCAGCAGTACGCCTACCCTGCCACTGGTGCTGCTCCTATGATAGGTTACCCCATGCCCACAAGTTATTCTCAATAA
- the MILR1 gene encoding allergin-1 isoform X3 — protein sequence MLFLTILLFFFSQMSQQTQKTTANGKEMVSNPKLVLVQGTLNVVMKQNVTLSCLSEPGSPPVRYTLFKHNQQVSASNRSDLSPALFTLTISSASDVGEYKCKAEYNNSSGGKYSNSLSFTLLEPISKPVLSSPTSQAKKGQNVTLSCFSENGSLPITYLFFKGTQNISPQKTMQKREAAVIFLFINSLSDFGTYKCKANNSFPNNTKYSNSFNFTLAEERSHSQTLIISLGLILLLLIIALALAIPFFLIPLYKAKKFKSTRPSTGLTSILNAEESENEVIYSEIAEPVRPEEEYINFSVIRREEEKAGKRPCATVYSKVLIRD from the exons atgctttttctcacaattctgctgtttttcttct CTCAGATGTCTCAGCAGACACAGAAAACTACTGCAAATGGCAAAG AGATGGTGTCCAATCCCAAGCTTGTACTGGTTCAGGGGACTTTGAATGTGGTGATGAAGCAGAATGTGaccctctcctgcctctctgaGCCTGGATCCCCACCTGTCAGATACACACTGTTCAAGCACAACCAGCAGGTATCTGCTTCCAACAGGTCAGACTTGAGCCCTGCACTGTTCACCCTGACCATCAGCTCTGCCAGCGATGTTGGGGAGTACAAGTGCAAAGCTGAGTACAACAACTCCAGTGGTGGAAAATACAGCAACAGCCTCAGCTTCACCCTCCTAG AGCCCATTTCCAAACCAGTGCTGAGCTCCCCCACCTCTCAGGCAAAGAAAGGCCAGAACGTGACCCTGTCCTGTTTCTCGGAGAACGGATCCCTTCCCATCACCTATCTGTTCTTCAAAGGAACACAAAACATTTCTCCCCAAAAGACAATGCAGAAGAGGGAAGCAGCTGTGATTTTTCTATTTATCAATTCCCTTAGTGACTTTGGGACCTATAAATGCAAAGCTAATAACAGTTTTCCCAATAATACAAAATACAGCAACAGTTTCAACTTTACATTAGCAG AAGAGAGAAGCCATTCTCAGACCCTGATAATTTCTCTTGGGCtgatcctgctcctgctcataATAGCActtgctctggcaattccattTTTCCTAATTCCTTTGTACAAAGCAA AAAAATTTAAGTCTACCAGGCCCTCAACTGGCCTTACTTCAATACTGAATGCAGAGGAGTCTGAAAATGAAGTGATATACTCAGAGATTG CAGAGCCTGTTAGACCAGAAGAAGAATACATCAACTTCTCCGTTATtagaagagaagaggaaaaag CAGGGAAGAGGCCATGTGCTACAGTCTATTCAAAGGTCCTCATCAGAGACTGA
- the MILR1 gene encoding allergin-1 isoform X4, with the protein MLFLTILLFFFSQMSQQTQKTTANGKEMVSNPKLVLVQGTLNVVMKQNVTLSCLSEPGSPPVRYTLFKHNQQVSASNRSDLSPALFTLTISSASDVGEYKCKAEYNNSSGGKYSNSLSFTLLEPISKPVLSSPTSQAKKGQNVTLSCFSENGSLPITYLFFKGTQNISPQKTMQKREAAVIFLFINSLSDFGTYKCKANNSFPNNTKYSNSFNFTLAEERSHSQTLIISLGLILLLLIIALALAIPFFLIPLYKAKKFKSTRPSTGLTSILNAEESENEVIYSEIEPVRPEEEYINFSVIRREEEKAGKRPCATVYSKVLIRD; encoded by the exons atgctttttctcacaattctgctgtttttcttct CTCAGATGTCTCAGCAGACACAGAAAACTACTGCAAATGGCAAAG AGATGGTGTCCAATCCCAAGCTTGTACTGGTTCAGGGGACTTTGAATGTGGTGATGAAGCAGAATGTGaccctctcctgcctctctgaGCCTGGATCCCCACCTGTCAGATACACACTGTTCAAGCACAACCAGCAGGTATCTGCTTCCAACAGGTCAGACTTGAGCCCTGCACTGTTCACCCTGACCATCAGCTCTGCCAGCGATGTTGGGGAGTACAAGTGCAAAGCTGAGTACAACAACTCCAGTGGTGGAAAATACAGCAACAGCCTCAGCTTCACCCTCCTAG AGCCCATTTCCAAACCAGTGCTGAGCTCCCCCACCTCTCAGGCAAAGAAAGGCCAGAACGTGACCCTGTCCTGTTTCTCGGAGAACGGATCCCTTCCCATCACCTATCTGTTCTTCAAAGGAACACAAAACATTTCTCCCCAAAAGACAATGCAGAAGAGGGAAGCAGCTGTGATTTTTCTATTTATCAATTCCCTTAGTGACTTTGGGACCTATAAATGCAAAGCTAATAACAGTTTTCCCAATAATACAAAATACAGCAACAGTTTCAACTTTACATTAGCAG AAGAGAGAAGCCATTCTCAGACCCTGATAATTTCTCTTGGGCtgatcctgctcctgctcataATAGCActtgctctggcaattccattTTTCCTAATTCCTTTGTACAAAGCAA AAAAATTTAAGTCTACCAGGCCCTCAACTGGCCTTACTTCAATACTGAATGCAGAGGAGTCTGAAAATGAAGTGATATACTCAGAGATTG AGCCTGTTAGACCAGAAGAAGAATACATCAACTTCTCCGTTATtagaagagaagaggaaaaag CAGGGAAGAGGCCATGTGCTACAGTCTATTCAAAGGTCCTCATCAGAGACTGA
- the DDX5 gene encoding probable ATP-dependent RNA helicase DDX5 isoform X1, whose translation MPGYSSDRDRGFGAPRFGGSRGGPLSGKKFGNPGEKLTKKKWNLDELPKFEKNFYQEHPDVVRRTAQEVEQYRASKEVTVRGHNCPKPIINFYEANFPANVMEVIQRQNFTEPTAIQAQGWPVALSGLDMVGVAQTGSGKTLSYLLPAIVHINHQPFLERGDGPICLVLAPTRELAQQVQQVAAEYSRACRLKSTCIYGGAPKGPQIRDLERGVEICIATPGRLIDFLEAGKTNLRRCTYLVLDEADRMLDMGFEPQIRKIVDQIRPDRQTLMWSATWPKEVRQLAEDFLKEYVHINIGALELSANHNILQIVDVCHDVEKDDKLIRLMEEIMSEKENKTIVFVETKRRCDDLTRKMRRDGWPAMGIHGDKSQQERDWVLNEFKHGKAPILIATDVASRGLDVEDVKFVINYDYPNSSEDYIHRIGRTARSTKTGTAYTFFTPNNIKQVNDLISVLREANQAINPKLLQLVEDRGSGRSRGDRRDRYSAGKRGGFSSFRERENFERTYGALGKRDFGAKTQNGAYSAQSFSNGTPFGNGFAAAGMQAGFRAGGNPTGAYQNGYEQQYGSNIANMHNGMNQQQYAYPATGAAPMIGYPMPTSYSQ comes from the exons ATGCCCGGGTATTCCAGCGACAGGGATAGAGG GTTTGGAGCCCCTCGTTTTGGAGGAAGTAGAGGTGGACCTCTCTCTGGGAAGAAATTTGGAAACCCTGGGGAGAAACTTACAAAAAAGAAATGGAACTTGGATGAGCTGCCCAAATTTGAGAAGAACTTCTACCAAGAACATCCGGATGTGGTTAGACGTACTGCG caAGAAGTTGAACAGTACAGAGCGAGCAAAGAGGTCACAGTTAGGGGCCATAACTGTCCAAAACCAATTATCAACTTTTATGAAGCAAACTTCCCTG cAAATGTTATGGAAGTAATTCAGAGGCAGAACTTCACTGAACCAACTGCTATTCAAGCACAAGGTTGGCCTGTTGCACTGAGTGGATTGGATATGGTTGGAGTGGCACAGACTGGATCAGGGAAAACACTCTCT TACTTACTGCCTGCTATTGTGCATATAAATCATCAGCCATTCCTGGAGCGAGGAGATGGACCTATT TGTCTTGTGTTGGCACCAACCCGTGAACTGGCCCAACAAGTGCAGCAGGTAGCTGCAGAGTACAGCAGAGCGTGTCGTTTGAAGTCCACATGTATTTATGGAGGTGCTCCAAAGGGACCACAAATCCGTGACCTGGAAAGAG GTGTGGAAATCTGCATTGCAACACCTGGAAGACTTATAGACTTCTTAGAAGCTGGAAAGACCAATCTCAGGAGGTGTACTTACCTTGTCCTTGATGAAGCTGACAGGATGCTTGACATGGGATTTGAACCTCAGATCAGAAAAATTGTGGATCAGATCAGA CCTGACAGGCAGACTCTGATGTGGAGTGCCACATGGCCTAAGGAAGTGAGGCAGCTGGCTGAAGATTTCTTGAAAGAATATGTGCACATCAACATTGGTGCACTGGAACTGAGTGCAAACCACAACATTCTTCAGATTGTGGATGTGTGTCATGATGTAGAGAAAGATGATAA GCTTATTCGTTTGATGGAAGAGATCATGAGcgagaaggaaaacaaaacaattgtTTTTGTGGAAACCAAAAGGCGTTGTGATGATCTTACCAGAAAAATGAGGAGAGATGG GTGGCCAGCGATGGGCATTCACGGTGATAAAAGTCAGCAGGAGCGGGACTGGGTTCTAAATG AATTCAAACATGGAAAAGCACCAATCCTGATTGCTACAGATGTTGCATCCAGAGGTCTAG ATGTGGAAGATGTGAAATTTGTCATCAATTATGACTACCCTAACTCCTCAGAGGACTATATCCACCGAATTGGACGAACTGCCCGCAGTACCAAAACAGGCACAGCATACACATTCTTTACTCCTAACAATATTAAGCAAGTAAATGACCTCATCTCTGTGCTTCGTGAGGCTAATCAAGCCATCAACCCCAAATTGCTTCAGCTGGTTGAAGACAGAGGTTCAG GTCGTTCCCGAGGTGACCGACGTGACAGATACTCTGCGGGCAAAAGGGGTGGATTTAGTAGCTTTAGAGAGAGGGAGAACTTTGAGAGAACCTATGGTGCGCTAGGCAAGAGAGACTTCGGAGCAAAAACCCAAAACGGGGCTTACAGCGCCCAGAGTTTCAGCAATGGCACTCCCTTTGGGAACGGCTTTGCAGCTGCAGGCATGCAGGCCGGCTTCAGGGCCGGCGGTAACCCCACAGGAGCGTACCAGAACGGCTACGAGCAGCAGTACGGCAGTAACATTGCCAACATGCACAACGGCATGAACCAGCAGCAGTACGCCTACCCTGCCACTGGTGCTGCTCCTATGATAGGTTACCCCATGCCCACAAGTTATTCTCAATAA
- the POLG2 gene encoding DNA polymerase subunit gamma-2, mitochondrial, translating to MALGSRQGCRWCGRAALARPRRRRVPQPAWCSARPYSEGGGASEAELLEVCWRRLFLRGGAGPLPWGAYLSGRHPGFGPLGAALRANLAAQWWDSALPLREQVFPVDAPLHGPPGAPRDARGLRLLHPETLREALQGCGHGPGGSALEEVLGAAGLLRESLLPGVLAQYVSCLELVNKRLPCGLAQIGVCFHSVPESEHSVSGNEQHNKNLTRIGERTTSLLAWFSSPRTSGQWLDYWLRQRLQWWRKFAVGPSNFSSSDFQDEEGRRGFKLHYSFPWGTETIETLKNLGDTELLQLYPGERSKLLGRDGRKNVIPHVLSVNGNLDRGVLAYLFDSLQVAENPLTAKKNSQRKVLKLHPCLAPLKVALDVGKGPTMELRQVCQGLFNELTENGISVWPGYLETVHVSLEHLYTKYDEMSIPFMVLISDGTLENGVVQLRSRDTTMKEMMHISRLKDFLIKYVTSAKNV from the exons ATGGCGCTGGGCTCCCGCCAAGGCTGCCGCTGGTGCGGCCGCGCCGCCCTGGCACGGCCCAGGCGGCGGCGAGTCCCGCAGCCGGCCTGGTGCTCGGCGCGCCCGTACTCGGAGGGCGGCGGTGCTTCCGAGGCGGAGCTGCTGGAGGTGTGCTGGCGGCGGCTCTTCctgcggggcggcgcggggccgctGCCCTGGGGCGCCTACCTGAGCGGCCGGCACCCCGGCTTCGGGCCGCTGGGCGCGGCGCTGCGCGCCAACCTGGCGGCGCAGTGGTGGGACTCGGCGCTGCCCCTGCGGGAGCAGGTGTTCCCCGTGGATGCCCCGCTCCACGGCCCGCCCGGCGCTCCGCGGGACGCGCgggggctgcggctgctgcaCCCGGAGACGCTGCGCgaagccctgcagggctgtgggcacGGCCCCGGCGGCTCGGCCCTGGAAGAAGTGCTGGGGGCCGCGGGGCTGCTGCGGGAGAGCCTCCTGCCCG GTGTTCTGGCGCAATATGTCAGCTGCTTAGAGCTGGTGAACAAAAGACTGCCCTGTGGCCTTGCTCAGATTGGAGTGTGCTTTCATTCTGTTCCAGAAAGTGAACATTCTGTTTCAGGAAATGaacaacacaacaaaaaccTTACAAG AATAGGCGAGAGGACCACGTCTCTGCTTGCCTGGTTTAGTTCTCCCAGAACTTCAGGACAGTGGCTCGATTACTGGCTGCGCCAGAGGCTCCAGTGGTGGAGAAAG TTTGCTGTAGGCCCGTCTAACTTCAGCAGCAGTGACTTCCAGGATGAAGAAGGCAGAAGAGGATTTAAGTTACATTATAGCTTTCCCTGGGGGACAGAAACAATAGAAACCCTGAAGAACCTTGGTGATACTGAACTGTTACAGCTGTATCCAGGAGAGAGATCTAAACTCCTT gGCCGAGATGGAAGGAAGAATGTCATCCCTCATGTTCTGTCTGTGAATGGGAATCTGGACCGAGGAGTGTTAGCTTATCTCTTTGATTCTCTGCAGGTAGCTGAGAATCCAttaacagcaaagaaaaattcTCAGAGGAAG GTACTTAAGCTTCATCCTTGCTTAGCACCCCTTAAAGTGGCCTTGGATGTAGGAAAAGGTCCAACAATGGAGCTGAGGCAG GTTTGTCAAGGATTGTTCAATGAACTGacagaaaatggaatttctgTATGGCCTGGTTACCTGGAAACTGTGCATGTGTCTCTGGAACATCTTTACACAAA GTACGATGAGATGAGCATTCCCTTCATGGTCTTGATAAGTGATGGCACTCTAGAGAATGGAGTGGTCCAGCTGAGAAGCAGAGACACCACCATGAAGGAAATGATGCACATTTCCAGGCTGAAGGACTTTTTAATTAAGTATGTTACATCTGCCAAAAATGTGTAA
- the MILR1 gene encoding allergin-1 isoform X5 yields the protein MLFLTILLFFFSQMSQQTQKTTANGKEMVSNPKLVLVQGTLNVVMKQNVTLSCLSEPGSPPVRYTLFKHNQQVSASNRSDLSPALFTLTISSASDVGEYKCKAEYNNSSGGKYSNSLSFTLLEPISKPVLSSPTSQAKKGQNVTLSCFSENGSLPITYLFFKGTQNISPQKTMQKREAAVIFLFINSLSDFGTYKCKANNSFPNNTKYSNSFNFTLAAEERSHSQTLIISLGLILLLLIIALALAIPFFLIPLYKAKKFKSTRPSTGLTSILNAEESENEVIYSEIGKFLSPLQSGRFLQVLEGDTY from the exons atgctttttctcacaattctgctgtttttcttct CTCAGATGTCTCAGCAGACACAGAAAACTACTGCAAATGGCAAAG AGATGGTGTCCAATCCCAAGCTTGTACTGGTTCAGGGGACTTTGAATGTGGTGATGAAGCAGAATGTGaccctctcctgcctctctgaGCCTGGATCCCCACCTGTCAGATACACACTGTTCAAGCACAACCAGCAGGTATCTGCTTCCAACAGGTCAGACTTGAGCCCTGCACTGTTCACCCTGACCATCAGCTCTGCCAGCGATGTTGGGGAGTACAAGTGCAAAGCTGAGTACAACAACTCCAGTGGTGGAAAATACAGCAACAGCCTCAGCTTCACCCTCCTAG AGCCCATTTCCAAACCAGTGCTGAGCTCCCCCACCTCTCAGGCAAAGAAAGGCCAGAACGTGACCCTGTCCTGTTTCTCGGAGAACGGATCCCTTCCCATCACCTATCTGTTCTTCAAAGGAACACAAAACATTTCTCCCCAAAAGACAATGCAGAAGAGGGAAGCAGCTGTGATTTTTCTATTTATCAATTCCCTTAGTGACTTTGGGACCTATAAATGCAAAGCTAATAACAGTTTTCCCAATAATACAAAATACAGCAACAGTTTCAACTTTACATTAGCAG cAGAAGAGAGAAGCCATTCTCAGACCCTGATAATTTCTCTTGGGCtgatcctgctcctgctcataATAGCActtgctctggcaattccattTTTCCTAATTCCTTTGTACAAAGCAA AAAAATTTAAGTCTACCAGGCCCTCAACTGGCCTTACTTCAATACTGAATGCAGAGGAGTCTGAAAATGAAGTGATATACTCAGAGATTGGTAAGTTCCTGTCACCCCTGCAGTCAGGCAGGTttcttcaggtactggaaggggACACCTACTGA
- the MILR1 gene encoding allergin-1 isoform X2: MLFLTILLFFFSQMSQQTQKTTANGKEMVSNPKLVLVQGTLNVVMKQNVTLSCLSEPGSPPVRYTLFKHNQQVSASNRSDLSPALFTLTISSASDVGEYKCKAEYNNSSGGKYSNSLSFTLLEPISKPVLSSPTSQAKKGQNVTLSCFSENGSLPITYLFFKGTQNISPQKTMQKREAAVIFLFINSLSDFGTYKCKANNSFPNNTKYSNSFNFTLAAEERSHSQTLIISLGLILLLLIIALALAIPFFLIPLYKAKKFKSTRPSTGLTSILNAEESENEVIYSEIEPVRPEEEYINFSVIRREEEKAGKRPCATVYSKVLIRD; the protein is encoded by the exons atgctttttctcacaattctgctgtttttcttct CTCAGATGTCTCAGCAGACACAGAAAACTACTGCAAATGGCAAAG AGATGGTGTCCAATCCCAAGCTTGTACTGGTTCAGGGGACTTTGAATGTGGTGATGAAGCAGAATGTGaccctctcctgcctctctgaGCCTGGATCCCCACCTGTCAGATACACACTGTTCAAGCACAACCAGCAGGTATCTGCTTCCAACAGGTCAGACTTGAGCCCTGCACTGTTCACCCTGACCATCAGCTCTGCCAGCGATGTTGGGGAGTACAAGTGCAAAGCTGAGTACAACAACTCCAGTGGTGGAAAATACAGCAACAGCCTCAGCTTCACCCTCCTAG AGCCCATTTCCAAACCAGTGCTGAGCTCCCCCACCTCTCAGGCAAAGAAAGGCCAGAACGTGACCCTGTCCTGTTTCTCGGAGAACGGATCCCTTCCCATCACCTATCTGTTCTTCAAAGGAACACAAAACATTTCTCCCCAAAAGACAATGCAGAAGAGGGAAGCAGCTGTGATTTTTCTATTTATCAATTCCCTTAGTGACTTTGGGACCTATAAATGCAAAGCTAATAACAGTTTTCCCAATAATACAAAATACAGCAACAGTTTCAACTTTACATTAGCAG cAGAAGAGAGAAGCCATTCTCAGACCCTGATAATTTCTCTTGGGCtgatcctgctcctgctcataATAGCActtgctctggcaattccattTTTCCTAATTCCTTTGTACAAAGCAA AAAAATTTAAGTCTACCAGGCCCTCAACTGGCCTTACTTCAATACTGAATGCAGAGGAGTCTGAAAATGAAGTGATATACTCAGAGATTG AGCCTGTTAGACCAGAAGAAGAATACATCAACTTCTCCGTTATtagaagagaagaggaaaaag CAGGGAAGAGGCCATGTGCTACAGTCTATTCAAAGGTCCTCATCAGAGACTGA